GACTCCTCTTCGAATCGATCGGTCGCGACGGGGCGTCGGTCAGGGCGCTGGGACAGGATTTGCGGTTCACCTACCCAACGTGCGACCGACGCCCCTTGTGAAACAGTCGCTCAATAACTGTCGGCGCCGATCACCTCGCCGTTAGCCCTGGTCCCCAGGGCCCACCAGGTGCCCCAGGAGATCGAATCCTTGGCGAAGCGGACGCTACCGTCGGCCATCAAAATGTTCACCCCGCCGGAGTGGTTGCTCTGGGCGTTGGTGAAGACCGACGCATCCGGGCTGCAGCCGGCGCAGTCATTCCGGCACGAGGCGAAGGCGTACTGCGTCGAGTTCGGCGGGACGATCGTGTGGAACATGGTCATGCCGGTCTCGCCCCAGGCCCAACGCTCTCCCTTGTTATTCTTGACGTTGTTGGCATTCCCAGGGTCCCGGAGACTAGTCACGCAGGACTGAAGGGCGCTGGAGACCACCGGCCCCGGAGGGGCGCCACCCATCGGCACCAGCGAGTAGACATCCGACTGGAGTCGGATCTGGTCGCCATTGACAGCCGCGACATCCACCACGGAGTGGGCCCGAGTCCGCCCCCCGGTGTTGCTCGCGATCAGCCCCTCGGAGAAGGCGATGGTATTCGACGAGCCGTCGGTGATGTCGCGCACGCCGTAGCAGTAGTTCCGCCCGAAGACGCCCGTGAAGTCGACATCGTGATACCGGTGGGTGGTCGTGCCGGCACTGGCGTAGTAGCTGTTGGTGTAGCTGCGGCCGGCGTTGCCGTCGGACGGGCAGAGGAAGCCCGCCAGCCTCGTGTCGACGACCGTCGAGTTCATCTCGCCGGCCGGCGAATGGCCCATGGCCGTGACCATGAAGTTGCTGGCGTTGTAGAGGGGCTGTTGCTCCAGGTAGGGTAGGAGCATCGCATGCGCACTCCAGTCGCCCCACCAGGCGTTTTCCCGGGGGTTGGTCGCGATGGGGGCGCGTGACGAGCCCATCGGGAATGAGTTGGTGGCGCCGTGGTAACTGTGCATCGCCAGCCCAATCTGCTTCAAGTTGTTGATGCATTGCGAGCGCCGGGCCGCCTCCCTCGCCGACTGGACGGCGGGCAGGAGCAGGGCGATCAGGACGGCGATGATGGCGATCACCACCAGCAGCTCGATCAGGGTGAACCCTCGCCGCAAATTCCTCGTTATCATTTCATGATTCCTTGAATAAAGGACCGATCGAAGTCAGATGCTTCCTGCCTCGCCCGCCTCACCGGCGCTTGGCCTGCTCGCCCTTCGACGGGGCGTACATGTTCGGCCGCTCCTGAACCGCCTTTTCGATGGCGGCTCGCGACTTGACCACATCCTCGGTCGGGGTCACCAGTTGACCATCCATCTGGTCGGAATTGCCGCAGCCGGCGCCGACCAGGACGATTCCCGAGAGGAGGACCACCAAGACGAATCGCAACATTCTCATGTCTGCATTCTTTCGATATAATTGGCTTCTGGTCACGGCCTGGACGAGAAGCCGCCCGGGGGAAAGCATGAGCCCGATAAACAGCCGCAGTCTTGCGCCTGCCAATACTCGCCTCGCATGGTGAGAGGACGCGGCGGTATTGTGGTTGTCCCGCGGAACAGTGCCGACTAGTTCAGGTCATCCGCGCATGGTGATCGCCGGGCTGGTTCGCATGGCGACCGCAGGGCACCACCCAAAGCATGAAGCTTCACCCCTTTTCGGGGCTGTACTTCGGCCAGATCATCACCCTTGGGGTGCGATGAAGTTGCACGGTCTCGGCGATTGCCGAAGATGAGCACGATTGGCGACCGTCGGCCGCATGTCCGACAGTGTCTAAGAACTTTATACAGCCTCGGGCCGCAGGATACAAAGTGCATTTCTGAAATCGGAACATAATTGTCTCGGCAGTTTTGACAATTTGTCGATCCGAGACCTAAATTCCTTAACCCTTTACAGATATGGACCGCCACGACTCCTAATAGTCTCGGACGAAACCTCCTGATCGGCATGCGATCTGAAGGATCGAACGGGCGTCGATCCTTCGCTGGAGGGCCCACGCCATGGTCGCCGCCCGCATGCCCGAGGAATTCTACGACCAGGTCGCCCACCACCTGCCGCCGGAGCAGACGGTCGGTCGCAAGGGGGGCCGGCCTCCGATCCAGCATCGCAAGGCCTTGCGGGTCATCTGGTTGGTCCTGGCGACCGGCTGCCGCTGGGAGGACGTCCCCGTCGAGATGGGATGCTCGGGCCGGACGGCGGCCCGACGGCTGCGGGCCTGGGAACTTCTCGGCGTCTGGGCCCGGCTGCACGCCGAACTGCTCGGGGCGTTGAAGCGGGCCGGCAAGCTCGACGCCGACACGGTCGTCGTCGACGGGGTGACCGTCCGGGCCTTCGGCGGCGGCGAGGCGACCGGCCCGAGCCCCGTCGACCGCGGCCGGAAGGGGGACG
The DNA window shown above is from Paludisphaera mucosa and carries:
- a CDS encoding DUF1559 family PulG-like putative transporter, which gives rise to MITRNLRRGFTLIELLVVIAIIAVLIALLLPAVQSAREAARRSQCINNLKQIGLAMHSYHGATNSFPMGSSRAPIATNPRENAWWGDWSAHAMLLPYLEQQPLYNASNFMVTAMGHSPAGEMNSTVVDTRLAGFLCPSDGNAGRSYTNSYYASAGTTTHRYHDVDFTGVFGRNYCYGVRDITDGSSNTIAFSEGLIASNTGGRTRAHSVVDVAAVNGDQIRLQSDVYSLVPMGGAPPGPVVSSALQSCVTSLRDPGNANNVKNNKGERWAWGETGMTMFHTIVPPNSTQYAFASCRNDCAGCSPDASVFTNAQSNHSGGVNILMADGSVRFAKDSISWGTWWALGTRANGEVIGADSY
- a CDS encoding transposase, which produces MVAARMPEEFYDQVAHHLPPEQTVGRKGGRPPIQHRKALRVIWLVLATGCRWEDVPVEMGCSGRTAARRLRAWELLGVWARLHAELLGALKRAGKLDADTVVVDGVTVRAFGGGEATGPSPVDRGRKGDEAHPGRGRGIVAMGPDFAGESYRGIGVRPLEGRGPGGYLR